Genomic segment of Saccharomyces cerevisiae S288C chromosome XV, complete sequence:
AAATATGGTGTGCCTGAAGATGAACTGTTTCAGACAATTGatctttttgagaaaaaggaTCCTGCCATTGTTTTCCAAACGTTGAAGTCACTATCTCGTTACGCCAACAAAAAACATACAGATAGATTTCCAGTTCTAGGACCACAACTGTCAACAAAGAAGCCAAGACCCCCGGTTAAGTCTAAACCAAAACATCTACAAGATGGTACTGGATGGAGCACTTTTGAATACGGTTATATGAAAGGTGCATCTCAGGCTACTGAAGGAGTGGTGTTAGGACAACGGAGAGATATAGTTTAGAGAATTATTATTAACACTTTCTCTGGCAGaaattgataaataaaCATTTAAGAACCCTATATACGCAACCAAAGTTCCTTTGATATATTTTAGTTTTCCATCAAAGTTTTCCTACATAAACACTAAGGTGGCTAGAGACGCGTAACAAAAGTTAACGTTACCGGTAAAAATGTGATTATACAAATCAATCTCACAGAACGGTGTGGAAACAAAGTAGTTGAAGGATTTCAACTATGCGAATCAACAGTGAGC
This window contains:
- the SCP1 gene encoding Scp1p (Component of yeast cortical actin cytoskeleton; binds and cross links actin filaments; originally identified by its homology to calponin (contains a calponin-like repeat) but the Scp1p domain structure is more similar to transgelin) — its product is MSYDKKADVTSLDEDLRQLRESKFSPEAIQNIKIWVYKSVLKEIAPPGDLLECLKDGTVLCKLANILYEADTGEANHISWKSSKMPFVQMDQISQFLSFSRKYGVPEDELFQTIDLFEKKDPAIVFQTLKSLSRYANKKHTDRFPVLGPQLSTKKPRPPVKSKPKHLQDGTGWSTFEYGYMKGASQATEGVVLGQRRDIV